One window from the genome of Eleginops maclovinus isolate JMC-PN-2008 ecotype Puerto Natales chromosome 15, JC_Emac_rtc_rv5, whole genome shotgun sequence encodes:
- the LOC134876542 gene encoding 5-hydroxytryptamine receptor 1B-like, with the protein METVNASELWNISTNSTRPRDSNLALQSGLAVTLTLITLATTLSNAFVIATIYQSRKLHTPANFLIASLAVTDLLVSILVMPISALYTVSATWTLGQAVCDIWLSSDITCCTASILHLCVIALDRYWAITDAVEYSKKRTMGRAAGMIATAWVIAISISLPPFFWRQVKVEEEVTSCNVNTDHIFYTIYSTFGAFYIPTLLLIALYGRIYVEARKRILKQSSNNKKPGKRLTSAHLITDSPGSVASSTSLNYGTNDASSCDTSVNQVKVTVSDALLEKKRISAARERKATKTLGIILGAYIVCWLPFFIYTLVVSVCDSCFHPGLFDIFTWLGYLNSLINPIIYTMSNEDFKRAFHKLIRFRCCRA; encoded by the exons ATGGAGACGGTAAACGCCAGTGAGCTCTGGAACATCTCCACCAACTCCACCCGGCCGAGGGACAGTAACCTGGCTCTGCAGTCGGGCCTCGCCGTGACTCTGACGCTCATCACTTTAGCCACGACGCTCTCCAACGCGTTCGTCATCGCCACCATCTACCAGTCTCGAAAGCTGCACACGCCGGCCAACTTCCTGATCGCCTCCCTGGCCGTCACGGACCTCCTGGTGTCCATCCTGGTGATGCCAATCAGCGCGCTGTACACCGTCAGTGCCACCTGGACCCTGGGGCAGGCCGTGTGTGACATTTGGCTGTCCTCGGACATCACCTGCTGCACCGCCTCCATCTTGCACCTGTGTGTCATCGCGCTGGACCGATACTGGGCCATCACGGACGCCGTGGAGTACTCCAAGAAGCGCACGATGGGGCGCGCCGCTGGCATGATCGCCACCGCCTGGGTCATTGCCATCTCCATCTCCCTGCCGCCCTTCTTCTGGCGCCAG gtgaaggtggaggaggaggtgaccAGCTGTAACGTGAACACAGACCACATCTTCTACACCATCTACTCCACGTTTGGCGCGTTCTACATCCCCACGCTGCTGCTCATCGCGCTCTACGGGCGGATCTACGTGGAGGCCCGCAAGCGCATCCTGAAGCAGTCGAGCAACAACAAGAAGCCCGGGAAGAGGCTCACCTCGGCGCACCTCATCACCGACTCCCCCGGCTCCGTGGCGTCCAGCACGTCGCTGAACTACGGGACTAACGACGCCTCGTCCTGCGACACCTCCGTCAACCAGGTGAAGGTCACGGTGTCCGACGCGCTCCTGGAGAAGAAGCGTATCTCCGCCGCCAGGGAAAGGAAGGCCACCAAGACTCTGGGGATAATCCTGGGCGCCTACATCGTCTGCTGGTTGCCCTTCTTCATCTACACCCTCGTGGTGTCCGTGTGCGACTCCTGCTTCCACCCGGGGCTTTTCGACATCTTCACCTGGCTGGGTTACCTCAACTCTCTGATCAACCCCATCATCTACACCATGTCCAACGAGGACTTCAAGCGCGCCTTCCACAAACTGATCCGGTTCAGATGCTGCCGGGCGTGA